The following are encoded together in the Tursiops truncatus isolate mTurTru1 chromosome 10, mTurTru1.mat.Y, whole genome shotgun sequence genome:
- the CTNNB1 gene encoding catenin beta-1, producing the protein MATQADLMELDMAMEPDRKAAVSHWQQQSYLDSGIHSGATTTAPSLSGKGNPEEEDVDTTQVLYEWEQGFSQSFTQEQVADIDGQYAMTRAQRVRAAMFPETLDEGMQIPSTQFDAAHPTNVQRLAEPSQMLKHAVVNLINYQDDAELATRAIPELTKLLNDEDQVVVNKAAVMVHQLSKKEASRHAIMRSPQMVSAIVRTMQNTNDVETARCTAGTLHNLSHHREGLLAIFKSGGIPALVKMLGSPVDSVLFYAITTLHNLLLHQEGAKMAVRLAGGLQKMVALLNKTNVKFLAITTDCLQILAYGNQESKLIILASGGPQALVNIMRTYTYEKLLWTTSRVLKVLSVCSSNKPAIVEAGGMQALGLHLTDPSQRLVQNCLWTLRNLSDAATKQEGMEGLLGTLVQLLGSDDINVVTCAAGILSNLTCNNYKNKMMVCQVGGIEALVRTVLRAGDREDITEPAICALRHLTSRHQEAEMAQNAVRLHYGLPVVVKLLHPPSHWPLIKATVGLIRNLALCPANHAPLREQGAIPRLVQLLVRAHQDTQRRTSMGGTQQQFVEGVRMEEIVEGCTGALHILARDVHNRIVIRGLNTIPLFVQLLYSPIENIQRVAAGVLCELAQDKEAAEAIEAEGATAPLTELLHSRNEGVATYAAAVLFRMSEDKPQDYKKRLSVELTSSLFRTEPMAWNETADLGLDIGAQGEPLGYRQDDPSYRSFHSGGYGQDALGMDPMMEHEMGGHHPGADYPVDGLPDLGHAQDLMDGLPPGDSNQLAWFDTDL; encoded by the exons ATGGCTACCCAAG CTGACTTGATGGAGCTGGACATGGCCATGGAGCCAGACAGAAAAGCAGCTGTTAGTCACTGGCAGCAACAATCTTACCTGGACTCTGGAATCCATTCTGGTGCCACTACCACAGCTCCTTCTCTGAGTGGTAAAGGCAATCCTGAGGAAGAGGATGTGGATACCACCCAAGTCCTGTATGAGTGGGAGCAGGGATTTTCTCAGTCCTTCACTCAAGAACAAGTAGCTG ATATTGATGGACAGTATGCAATGACTCGAGCTCAGAGGGTACGAGCTGCTATGTTCCCTGAGACATTAGATGAGGGCATGCAGATCCCATCTACACAGTTTGATGCCGCTCATCCCACTAATGTCCAGCGTCTGGCTGAACCATCACAGATGCTGAAACATGCAGTTGTAAATTTGATTAACTATCAAGATGATGCAGAACTTGCCACACGTGCAATCCCTGAATTGACAAAACTGCTAAATGATGAAGACCAG GTGGTGGTTAATAAGGCTGCAGTTATGGTCCATCAGCTTTCTAAAAAGGAAGCTTCCAGACACGCCATCATGCGTTCTCCTCAGATGGTGTCTGCTATTGTACGCACCATGCAGAATACAAATGATGTGGAAACGGCTCGCTGTACTGCTGGGACCTTACACAATCTTTCCCATCATCGTGAGGGCTTGCTGGCCATCTTTAAGTCTGGGGGCATTCCTGCCCTGGTGAAGATGCTTGG ttCACCAGTGGATTCTGTATTGTTTTATGCCATTACAACTCTCCACAACCTTTTATTGCATCAGGAAGGAGCTAAAATGGCAGTGCGTTTAGCTGGCGGGCTGCAGAAAATGGTTGCCTTGCTcaacaaaacaaatgttaaattCTTGGCTATTACAACAGACTGCCTTCAGATTTTAGCTTATGGCAATCAAGAAAGCAAG CTGATAATTTTGGCTAGTGGTGGACCTCAAGCTTTAGTGAATATAATGAGGACCTACACCTATGAGAAACTACTGTGGACCACAAGCAGAGTACTGAAGGTGCTCTCTGTCTGCTCTAGTAATAAGCCGGCTATTGTAGAAGCTG gTGGAATGCAAGCTTTAGGACTTCACCTGACAGATCCAAGTCAACGTCTTGTTCAGAATTGTCTTTGGACTCTGAGGAATCTTTCAGATGCTGCAACTAAACAG GAAGGGATGGAAGGTCTTCTTGGGACCCTTGTTCAGCTTCTGGGCTCAGATGATATAAATGTGGTCACCTGCGCAGCTGGAATTCTTTCTAATCTCACTTGCAATAATTACAAGAACAAGATGATGGTGTGCCAAGTGGGTGGTATAGAGGCTCTTGTGCGTACTGTCCTTCGTGCTGGTGACAGGGAGGATATCACTGAGCCTGCCATCTGTGCTCTTCGTCATCTGACCAGCCGACACCAGGAAGCTGAGATGGCCCAGAATGCTGTTCGCCTTCACTATGGACTGCCAGTTGTGGTTAAACTCCTACATCCACCATCCCATTGGCCTCTGATCAAG GCTACCGTTGGATTGATTCGAAATCTTGCCCTTTGTCCCGCAAATCACGCACCTTTGCGTGAGCAGGGTGCCATTCCACGACTAGTTCAGTTGCTGGTTCGTGCACATCAGGATACCCAGCGCCGTACATCTATGGGTGGAACACAGCAGCAGTTTGTG GAGGGGGTCCGCATGGAAGAAATAGTTGAAGGTTGTACTGGAGCCCTTCACATCCTAGCTCGGGATGTTCACAACCGAATTGTTATCAGAGGCCTAAATACCATTCCATTGTTTGTGCAG CTGCTTTATTCTCCCATTGAAAATATCCAAAGAGTAGCTGCAGGGGTCCTCTGTGAACTCGCTCAGGACAAGGAGGCTGCAGAAGCTATTGAAGCTGAGGGAGCCACAGCTCCTCTGACAGAATTACTTCATTCTAGGAATGAAGGCGTGG CAACATATGCAGCTGCTGTTTTGTTCCGAATGTCTGAGGACAAGCCACAGGATTATAAGAAACGGCTTTCGGTTGAGCTGACCAGTTCTCTCTTCAGAACGGAGCCAATGGCTTGGAATGAG ACTGCTGATCTTGGACTTGATATCGGTGCCCAGGGAGAACCCCTTGGATATCGCCAGGATG ATCCCAGCTATCGTTCTTTTCACTCTGGTGGATACGGCCAGGATGCCTTGGGTATGGACCCCATGATGGAGCATGAGATGGGCGGCCACCACCCTGGTGCTGACTATCCAGTTGATGGGCTGCCAGATCTGGGGCATGCCCAGGACCTCATGGATGGGCTGCCTCCAGGTGACAGCAATCAGCTGGCCTGGTTTGATACTGACCTGTAA